The Solanum lycopersicum chromosome 2, SLM_r2.1 DNA window AAGAACAGGGCAGTAATGGAGATGGCCAGATGTCTTTTGCTCGAAAGAAAGATCCCAAATCAGTTTTGGGCTGAGGCAGTCAATACCTCTGTATAGTTGCTGAACAGATTGCCTACTAAGGCCTTGCAGGACATGACTCCATATGAAGCTTGGTGTGGGAACAAACCATCAATACACCATCTCAGAATCTTTGGGTGTATATGTTATTATCGAGTTCCAGAAACAGAAAGGAGTAAGCTGGATAACAAGGCTAATAAAGGCATATTTATGGGTTATAGATCATCCAAAGGTTACAGGATTTTCTGTTTGAAATCAGACAAACTAATTCTCAGCTGAAAAGTGAAGTTTGATGAAGCAGCTGCTTGGGATTGGAAAAATCAAAAGACCTCTTATTCAGATTCATTTTCAATAGAGCAGCCTCAACTTTCAGAAGATGAACTAGTGGATGATGTACCAGTGAGGGGAACTCGATCCTTAAAAGATGTCTATCAGCGGTATAACTTGGTTAGCTCTGAACCAACAAGTTATGCTGAAGCACAAGACTTTCAGGCATGGAGGAGAGCTATGCAATAAGAACTAGACATGATCGAGAAGAATGGAACTTGGCAGCTTGTTGACAGACCTACAAATCGCAAGGTAATTGGTGTAAAATGGATTTTCAAGACAAAACTCAATCCTGATGGaacaatttgcaaacataaggCTAGATTGGTGGTGAAGGGATACGCACAACAATATGGTGTGGATTACCAGGAAACATTTGCTCTTGTAGCAAGGTATGACACAATCAAGCTTATTCTTGCGTTTGCATCTCATAGTTCCTGGCGGATTCATCAACTTGATGTCAAATCGGCTTTCTTGAATGGTTTGCTTGCTGAAGAGATCTATGTAGAGCAACCTGATGGTTTCTCAACTCCTGAAAAAGTGGATCAAGTTTATCTCTTAACAAAGGTCTTGTATGGCCTAAAACAAGCCCCAAGGGCATGGTATGAGAGGATGGACAATCATCTCATCCAACTTGGCTTTAGTAGAAGTCAAAGTGAAGCTACTTTGTATGTGAAAGTCAATGCTGCAGGTGAGTCCTTAATTGTCTTAatttatgtggatgacatgcTTGTGACAGGAAGCAAAATTGAACTAATCCAAATGTTCAAGGATGAAATGGAGAAAATCTTTAAATGACTGATCTTGGAGTTATGAAGTACTTTCTCGGCATGGAAGTGTTGCAGTCCAGTGATGGAATTTTCATATGCCAGCAGAAATACATTTCGGATATTCTAAACAGGTTAAAATGCAAGACTGCAAACCTGTGAGTACTCAATATCTACTGGTGTGAAGCTTGGCAAGGATGAGGATTCCGAAAAAGTGGATGATAGTATGTATAGAAGCTTAATTGGCAGTCTTCTATATCTAACCGCAAGCAGGCCTGACATTCTATTTGTTGTTAGTTTGCTCTCTAGGTTCATGCATTCGCTTAGAGACACACACCTCACAACTACTAAAAGAGTGTTAAGGTATATTAAAGAAACTAGCAAGTTTGGAATTTTTTTCCCAACATCTGCCGAAGTAACTATGAACCTGATTGGGTACTCTGATAGTGATTGGGGTGGTGGAGGTGATGATTCCAGAAGCACATCTGGATATCTTTTCTGTTTGGGGACAAGTTGTTTTAGTTAGAGCTCTAGAAAACAAGAAACTACAGCTCAATCAACAACAGAAGCTGAGTACATAGTTGTTGCATCTGCTGTGAATCAAGTTATCTGGCTAAGGAAGATGATGAAGGACTTAGGCCATGAACAAACAGAAGCTACCAAGATCATGTGTGACAACATTTCAGCAGTTTCAATCTCAAAAAATCCAGTGTTCTATGGTCGAACTAAACATATCAAGATCAAGTTTCATTTTATCAGGGAAGTCCAACAATCTAATGAAGTGTTGCTTGTTCATTGTTCATCTGAGAACCAGCTAGCTGACATTTTCAATAAGTCATTGCCAAAGGAAAGGTTTGAAGATCTGAGACAAAGAAATTGGTGTTTGCCACAAAAATGCCAAGGCGGAGTGTTAGACAATTGACATTTTTTcagcttattattatttttactgttttttacttatttcaatTTAGTGCTTCCTATTTTCTAGCTAGACTTAGTCAACTTTAGTTGCTCAACTTTCTAATGTTAGTGCCCCATTATGGCTGTTAGTGGCCTCCTTTATGGTAGTTAGTGGCACAtgttcttattttagttttaatgtttatgtttttttctttgtataaatTCAGACTTTCTGCAGATTAATATACACAAGGAATTTCATAAGTTCActctattttgattttttcaaataagtttCTTGAGTATTTTTGTTCTAACAGTTGGCCACTGTGACACCATCTCCCACTGCATTCTAGCAAAAGAAATTTCATCCAATCACACTACTATTTCTGGGCATCATGTGAGCCGCCTGCTCCATGCAAACAAGATAAAAGGTGTCAAATGGGTGGATTGGGCTGAATTTGTTCGGGTCAAAATGGATTGAGTCAATAAATGGCTGGTTTACTAACCTACCCTAAAGTTGTTTGGGCTGAAATGGGCTAAAAAGGTCATAACCCTTCCCGTCAAATTCTTACTacgttataatttttttatttgttgtatttcaaataaaaaatgtcattttgaaAATATGTGACAAGATTTTCATGTGTCAATTTGGGCTACGTATCAACCcattttttttgatgatttgaacTAATATATGGGCAGGTCAATGACCAACCCAGATTTGGGTGGGTCATGTTTACATGGGATAACTTTGACACCCCCGAACTAAACcaagaaaaagataaatcatTTTACACAGGAAGTGTTATGATCATAAGCTGATccagaaattttttattttttcttgctCAACACAGAAAACAAATCCAAAAGAGAGGGAACGGGAGAAGGCAgtcatgatgcagacacatcCATGGTTCAAACTGGAAACAACCTAGTTTTCGAATTCATTGTTATAGCTGCTTCCATTTGTTCCTTTGGCAGGTGGGAGAGCAGAGAACTTGTGACGTCAGAGGAAACCAGGCCcttgaaacaaataaaaaaggttAATTGGTTGCTCGTATGCATCAGCCATGTTGTGCATGTCTCCCCTTCCATGAGCATatttattactccctccgtcccattttatgtggcaccatgtgtttaagaaaaaaaaggaagactTTTGAAACTTGTAGTCTAAAACAATCCTTAGATATTTGAGTGACTATAAATCACTTCATTAAGCGTAAAAGGGAAATTTGAAAGTTAAATTGTTTCTCATTATAGTAAGGTGACTTTCTTTTTGGACTAGTTAATAAGGGAAATGTGCCACTTAAAAtgagacggagggagtattataTAACACAATCCATAAAAGTAAATAGggaaaagaatatatttaatgcAATATAACAACTAAACTTGAATACTATAACTACAGCACTATATTATAACGCACGAAATGGTTAAGAGAAATTTCAGTTGAAATAAGTCTGTTGTCAAGGGAACACACCGGCATCCAAAGAAACCTCTGTTTGCAGACAATCCAGAAGGGTGTGCTGATTTGAGAATATGGTGCTTTGTTTCATCAACTAACCTGTAAAACAAAAAGGTTAATTGGGAGGTAAAAGGAATAGTTCCTGTTTGAACCTTGTCTGCACAATATTGAATCAAGTTCAAGAAAGTAGAGATGAATTACGCAATCTCATTTACGGTTAAACTTGATCTTTCCATAGGAATAAAACATCATTTACGGAATCTTTCATTAGACATTCAAAGAAACTACCTACATCGTAAACTTTAACCTCTACAGAATATTGGAGAATCAATATCTAGCATCTAAAGTTGTACCAAGGATAACTCACTGGGATGTCGCCATAACTAGCTGCAGGTATTGCTATTTATTTCTAAGAGAAGGAAACGAAAAATCAGAAAGTACTGTAGGGAGCGAAATAGGTCTGACAATCCTGTGTTGATGGTGTAATTGTTGCTCTCACAAAAGATTAAACAGAATTACTACAACTCAAGTAGAATAAGGATGACCAactatttttccaaaattacgAGCatgtaagaagaaaaatatagtagtttactttacaaataaaatatgtttctttATCTTCAAAAAGTAATGACTTGAAAAAAGAACAACAGTTCAAATGATATTCTGGTGGACCTTGTCTGTAGGGTGTCTTATGCAGCTTTCACTAGAGATGGCATAcgatttttaatataaaaaactcAAACTTGGGAAAATACtggtgagaaaaaaaaaatcagtgaAATGTTTGAGATGCCATCACTTTAAGTACTCATAACAAGTTCGATGCAAAAAGTGCAAACTTATAGAAGAAATCCTTGAACAGAGTCTTGAGAACAAATCTCAAGTGAAGAAgtcataaaaacttctatagtcaAATGGAATGGCTCTCCTAAAGTATCAGCAAGAAGCTGAAGATGGAAGCAAAGCAGAGAATTTCATTCATAGGGAATTTAACAAGAAATCTACTACTGgacatttaaaaaatgttacAGAGCATCCTCCTATCCTTGTACTTTCACTCATTGAACACTTAAACTTGCAGGTATAATTCCAACAAGGGCAAAGGTGACAAGTGATGCCCATAATAACTAAGTCGTCTTCAGACTAACTATTATAAGGCCGGGATTCCCAATCAGATATTAACAAACTAAATAGAGTATTTGCAGCCCTGTAATGAATCACCTGGCTTTTGCTTGGGCATAGTTTCCCCATAGAATGAAAACAACTCCTTCTTTCTTCTTAGAAATTGTTTTGATGATAGCATCTGTAAATTGCTCCCAGCCTTTATTTGCATGTGAATTTGCCTGATGATGCCTGACTGAGAGTGTATCAGGGAAAACAGCAGGCTCAAAATGCTATTAAATTGTAGAAGATAAGAAGAAGTGTCATTGCATCTCTTCaatggaaaagaaaattaaataataccatAAAGTATTCGAGAACAAATGAGAAGGACCGTCTTCTTCAAAACAGGGgggaaagggggggggggggggggggggtaatatTCCACCATACATCCTCAGAAGTTCAAAAAGGACAGACACAATATCCGAACAGCAGatcttaatttttcaaaagatcAACACTAGTGAATtaagatagagagagagagagagatagaagAGACAAATATTACCTGTTAGAACAGCATTGAGAAGCAGAACGCCCTGTAAAGCAATGTGGTGTATGTCAGACAATTActtaaaggaagaaaaaatgAAGTCTATATAAGTGTTGTCAACACTGATAAAAAAAACAGACTTTGGGATAACTcaacccaaaagctagctcatgaggTGAGGATCGCCCTAGACCATATAAGAGACCTTCCCATCCCCAAATGACCGATGCGGTCACTTAACACCCCCTCACACACCCAGGCCTGGCAACGGAGTGCGGAAAATATATTATGGGGGCcaacataaagtaaaagaagaaTTGGGACGGGACTAGCTCCGATACCATGATAAGAAAATGAGTTTGGGCCTAACCcaacccaaaagctagctcattaGGTGAGGATTGCCCAAGACCATGTAAAGAGATCTTTCCATCCCTAAATGACCTATGTTGGAACTCAACAAACACAACTTATAAAAATGAGTACCTCAAGGTTTACAAAGTTATTTTTTGCTGATGTGAAAGCATCGTTTCCTTTAACAGAAATCCCATATTGAACCAGGAACTACTCAAATTTCCTGCTCAAACTAAGTATAAATTTAGGCTAGATATGCTCTAAAACCTTCTTACATTAACAAGAAACAAGCATGCTTTCAAGTATGCAAGTGAGCTAGTGCTACAGGGGAGTGGTGTAAGTTGAGAACTTCTATGATATACATCTTTGTCCCACAGTTTAGTTCTAAATGTTCCACCAGTAGTGTACAAAGAGTGACAGGTTTCAGATTTCAAACtaccaataaaataataaactgtTAGTTTACAGATTGTTATGTATTCCTATCAAATAAGATTGCGTAAATATCAACTTGGCTTAAGTGGATCCACCACTTTTACATTAGAAACCACCGGATAACCATGTACTCAATAGTTCGCCCCAACTTAAAGAAATGATGGGCAGTTGATAAAGAAGAGAACTTGATCTTTGATTAATTGACATTGGAATTTAAAGTTGCAATCATTGCAGCTTGTTATACAGTCCGCAATTAGGAAATATAAAGATCTGACTTATAAGTAGCCATATAGGTTCAGTGAACAAACCCGGCATAAACATTATGCAGCCACATCCTgtttaaatatcaaatacagATTTCCATGAATTAAAGCGAAAGAGATCAGAAATGGATAGTAGTTTAAATGATGGTTCATGCTTCAATAGCACTTCATGTGTGTCAAATATGTCACGAAAGACTGCAAAAGTGAAAATTGTAAGGGTAACAAGTCATTGATTTTGACTAAACAAACTGATTTACGTAAAGCatagtagaattttttttaaaacatgaaACCCATATAAAGTAGATGACAAGTTCCACCAAGAAGTTCAAAAGCACCTGCACAGCCCATTGTTCCAGATTTCCATGAAGTGGTATTGAACAGCCCAAATCTTGCTTAAgttctttatatatattcaacAGACTAGAAGGGACTTTCACACCCTTAGGCACCGAGAAAGACAGGCCCATTGCCTGACCTGGTCCATGATATGGATCCTGAAATCACATAGAAAAGGATGATGCTTCTGTAAGTTAGAAAAATGCTTCCAGCAAAGGctaaaatatttccaaaaagtGTAGCTTCATTACCAAATTCCTAAAAGGTCGTTGGCAGAttgtataagaataatattaaattgagtgtattagtaatgcttgtattaattatacataaattatttcttatgcattgttTGGTTTGGTGTATTAAGATAGCATGCAttccataaaaatatttatttacaaatatatcCTTCACAATTATGGCGGAAAAGATGTAAAAAAGAATATGAGGGGCAATGGGCTCTTTAACCATGCTAATGCATACATTAAGACCCATTACATTTACTAATACCTAAAAATCcatggtattagtaatacacacGTTAATACACAATAGAGTGTTGAAAAAATGTACTCAACAAGGTATTACTAATACATAGaattaatgcatgcattatttttgCTAACCACtataccaaacgacccctagtGGTGATATCTGAGATGAATAAATACCAGATTGCTCCAGTAAGGAAGATGTCAAAAGAGAAGCAAAGCAACttctgtattttattttaaaagagaaaTTTGGTTTTTATATTTCAGATGGGTGCATTTCAAAAGCTAACTAATTAACACAGGTGCACATACTGcatagtattttttaaaaactaattatCACAGGTGCACATACTGCGTAATATTTTACTGTCTCCTTCTTGGGTAAGGTTGTAAAGGTTTCAATACAAAAACCACTTTTATATAGGTTGTGATTCTTTGAGAACACACACTTAGTTACATGTGAATGCTACCATAAAAACTAGAAACACTACCTGTCCAATAATGACAGCCTTTATCCTGTCAAATGCAGTAGTGTTAAGAGCATTAAAAATCAGATGTAGTGGAGGATAAATTGGGACACCACCACTAATTTCCTTTTCCACAAATTTGCACAAGTTCCCTGCATAGGTCTTCTCAAATTCCCCTGGCAATGCTTCCAACCATGTCTCCTCAATCAACAGTTCCTGTAACTTCACGTATCCACCCCCTTCACCTAACAATTGGTACACAAGAGATGTTTTTTCAGTGCCTTGCAAGGAATAAGTAGTTTAACCAAATGCTCTGTAAGTAGCAATCTTACTTTGAGTTTTGAAACTGAGGATCTACATTGCTCTTTggcatgaaaaaataaatattataagtagAAAACATTCCGTTTTTATACTTGAGTGTGTCCGCAGGAAAAGATATCAGTGTGTCCTATAAGAGTTCTTTTAACACCAAAAAGATGAAATAGACAAAAAGTACATTTCAACTTTCTGCCCATTACTATACTTGTCGAAAAAtcatcttaaatttttttccattcaaatagtccaaaacatctgacataatttttaaaattaatccaattcaataacttctgcTATTTCTTTTAACAACATCTAAACATTAAAGAACAACAAAAGAGATACACGTAGCACAATCAATTTGCTTGTCCACTATTGATTTGGAACGATTATAACCAGaatatgtgaaaaaaaattGCACAAGTCCAAAGTGGGCAAAGTAACCCAATACATGTGCTAGTGTGTGATGGCATGAAAATGGTGGAATAGTCTAGGTGAGTGCAAGTTGTACCCAACAATACCATCATCAAAAAACtatgttgaaatataagttggtcagtttcttaattaaaatttgttttactttatacattttttttaaaaaactactAGACGAAGCTAAAATATGGTCCTCGAAACCTTTTGTGGTATTGAAAATGCATGGTGatctttttgaattaaaaaaactcAGTAGTAACACAAAGTTAaggaacaaaaaataattttgccaTAAACGTAAAAGGAGCATTGTTTAACAGACCGTTTGCGTTTAATTTGGAGATTTTATCAGAACATAGTTTGAGGTTCCGTTTGGACTTTGCGAGTGATCGGTTGAACTCCATTCTCGAATTTTGCTCCGGCGTTGAGGACACTACGTCTTTGGGGTCTTCGTCACAGTCTTTACGCGAAGATGAAGATGCCAAGGCGCTAGAAATGAAGTTTTCGGTAGAAGACACCTGTTTTAGACGCTTTGCTGCTGGTTGCTTCCATAGGTCCTTTAGGGTTTTGGATGAAGAAGACGCCATTTTAGTCAAAGTACTGGTAACGAAACGAGCAGAGAGGAAATGGAACCCCAAATCACCCAACTCACTCTATTCTCTGGCGGGAACACAACCACGGCGTTTTTAGTCTCCCTATTATTGTCTAATTTCACTTTTAGTCTCCGTAATATTTGATTGTGCACATTTAATATCGAATTGATCTAATTATTAAGAAACGTTAATTTTGTTAACATATCATTTTATTGACGGAAAAGGCAATTATGGTACAACTagctaaaatatttgaaaaaacttaattatacaattttgaaatatttatatcgTATCCTTACCTCATAACCATATATTGCCTTCCTTCTCATCTTCCATTTTAATGCGAATTAATGGTTTTATCCATGAATAATTGAGGGACTTTGTATGTGTTGGTTGATcataatttttctttagttatttTCTTGAGCGTGTACAATTTTAAGACATTTAAAGTTTGCTCACTATATctgttgaaaaagaaaaaggatgacGATAAAATTGCATTATAAGAATGGGAGAAAATGGTCTAAAACCTTTCGATCTATACTCGAAATCTTAACTACACACTCCAACTTCACGAACGTCCTATCACCACGAAACATTTCATTTCTCTACTTACTACACGATTGAGTGTTGCCCTGTGCACATAAACCAAATAAATTGACTCACGTGATTGCACGGGTTGGATGCCCCACCAACCTCAATCcctaattcttattttttctccatttccctCCTAAAAATGTAAAAACCCTAAAATCATCCTTTCTCCTTTTCATATCCTTATCCATTTGCATATACATTTCTAGTGATAATCGAAggat harbors:
- the LOC101255344 gene encoding uracil-DNA glycosylase, mitochondrial isoform X1 produces the protein MASSSSKTLKDLWKQPAAKRLKQVSSTENFISSALASSSSRKDCDEDPKDVVSSTPEQNSRMEFNRSLAKSKRNLKLCSDKISKLNANGEGGGYVKLQELLIEETWLEALPGEFEKTYAGNLCKFVEKEISGGVPIYPPLHLIFNALNTTAFDRIKAVIIGQDPYHGPGQAMGLSFSVPKGVKVPSSLLNIYKELKQDLGCSIPLHGNLEQWAVQGVLLLNAVLTVRHHQANSHANKGWEQFTDAIIKTISKKKEGVVFILWGNYAQAKARLVDETKHHILKSAHPSGLSANRGFFGCRAWFPLTSQVLCSPTCQRNKWKQL
- the LOC101255344 gene encoding uracil-DNA glycosylase, mitochondrial isoform X2 — translated: MASSSSKTLKDLWKQPAAKRLKQVSSTENFISSALASSSSRKDCDEDPKDVVSSTPEQNSRMEFNRSLAKSKRNLKLCSDKISKLNANGEGGGYVKLQELLIEETWLEALPGEFEKTYAGNLCKFVEKEISGGVPIYPPLHLIFNALNTTAFDRIKAVIIGQDPYHGPGQAMGLSFSVPKGVKVPSSLLNIYKELKQDLGCSIPLHGNLEQWAVQGVLLLNAVLTVRHHQANSHANKGWEQFTDAIIKTISKKKEGVVFILWGNYAQAKARLVDETKHHILKSAHPSGLSANRGFFGCRHFSQTNQLLEKMGMPPIEWQL
- the LOC101255344 gene encoding uracil-DNA glycosylase, mitochondrial isoform X3; amino-acid sequence: MASSSSKTLKDLWKQPAAKRLKQVSSTENFISSALASSSSRKDCDEDPKDVVSSTPEQNSRMEFNRSLAKSKRNLKLCSDKISKLNANGEGGGYVKLQELLIEETWLEALPGEFEKTYAGNLCKFVEKEISGGVPIYPPLHLIFNALNTTAFDRIKAVIIGQDPYHGPGQAMGLSFSVPKGVKVPSSLLNIYKELKQDLGCSIPLHGNLEQWAVQGVLLLNAVLTGIIRQIHMQIKAGSNLQMLSSKQFLRRKKELFSFYGETMPKQKPG